CAGGGGTGGAAACCAAGCGAGGTATTGAGGCTAATTTGGTGGTGAGGGTAAATCTGGAAGACTGCACTTTTGGAGATCAATGAGGATGCGGCACGTGGTGCTCGTGAgttgattttggtttgggttaggTCACCTTCAAGTGATGCAAGAGAAGCCCTCTTAAACTTGATTATATTTCTCCTAATCCTAAGCTGGGCATTTTAAACCGTAAACCGTAAATCGGCCAAATCAACCGAGCTAGACTGATCGATTCAATTTAGTccgttttcttttctttcttatccAAATCAACCGAACTGAATCGTCTGTAAGTATATTAGCTTGATTTTATTATGTTAAAAGTTCaacattaaattgaataaatttaaattgtgATCTATATTAATTCtgtataaaattataaatctaaATTAAACCTAACCGAATCgcacatatttttattttttgcgcAAGTGATAGTCCAaactacaaaaataaaaagatttttcacaCATACGTACAACTAAAATACCATGAAGTTCAAACCAGAAGCAAGTGCCGCACACTTCTAATTTCACCACTATGATCATATTTTACTATTTACTGCATCTAGCTGGGTGGATTTTATGGGCTTTTACTTGAACCCTGGCGGGCTTTCACATCTCCAAGTCCGAGTCCAATCAAGTTCCTTTCAAAAGTATAACTGCGATAGTTCGACTTGTGACTTGTGAAGACCgtaaaaccctaaaaccctGCTTCTAGACTCTTCCTCACGCTTAATAAGCACTCTCTCCCAACCATCTCTCTCAGTTCGTGCACTTTCTCGCTCTGTCTAtcactctctctgtctctgtcacTCTGCAATCTCAGTATGTATCGTTTTGCTTCAAGCCTGGCATCCAAAGCTCGGTATTTTCCACTATTTTCTGCTATCTATTCCCTTTCATCTTATCCGggttctctttgttttctcaCTTGCCTCGTTTGTTCATCACGAAACGTAAAGGAAATGAAAAGgatgttgattttcatttttaatgtacAATTCCAAACTTGTGGGATCCAGTAAGACAAGTCAGcatgaaaacacaaaattcaaaatttacaCTTTGTTTTTCTCCAGTGAgaatctttttccttttggttttttctaatttcgaatatatatttttttttttgggtttgcaGAGTTGCTAGGAACTGCTCCAAGCAGGTTCGTCTGGATGTGTGCTTTAAAGGGTCTATTGGTTGAAGCAATGCGAAGCTTTCTCTGTTTAAAAGAGTTATTTTTGAtgtgttttttgtgtttttggtttttgttcaGATTGGTGGTACGTTGAGTTGGAGTAGAAATTATGCAGCCAAAGACATAAAATTTGGGGTGGAGGCCCGAGCCCTCATGCTCAATGGTGTCGAAGATCTTGCCGATGCTGTCAAAGTCACCATGGGCCCTAAGGTTCTACCACACCCCACTGTTTTGTGCTACGCTGCTATTCGTATTATATTTCTGCTGTATACCTATCACATTgactttttgtatttattaGTGCAATCTTTGATCTTACATAGGATTGCGAATTTGAGATATTACTCAGTTTGCATTAGGTGCAATCCAATGATTTTATGAATGTATGATGTCCAACTTGGCAATACAGTGTATTGGTTGACATGTCTGTGTGGTGGTGTTTTACTCATATTGGGTAAATGTGAATGAATCTACTGGTTCCTAAACTCCTGCagtatttttaataaatttggCAATGGAAGTAGGTGAAGCTTTTCAAAATGTTTTGGTCTTCGTAGATGTGAATGTAAAGACCAATTGGAGGCTTGGTAAATGTTTATTGCTTGTATTTGAGGGAGCTATTTCACAGCACTCATGGAAAGAAGCTTGATTGCCATATGTTTCTCTCAaattctacttttttttttattatatacaATCAAAcggttggaaaaaaaatattgagaaTCAACGAGCTCAAAGGCCTTTAATAGTTGCCCGTATCTGTTTTCCTTGTCAATAGAATATAGATTTAGCCATTTGCTTCTATTTAATTGTCTTGCTCATTTGCATACTTTTCATAGTTTAAATCAATTGATATGTTGTGTTCctgtattttccttttcttatattaaaataaaaaataaaaaataaaaaactgacaTGGTTGTCTTTTTTCTATGAAAAGGGGCGTAATGTGGTTATTGAACAAAGCTTTGGTGCACCCAAAGTAACAAAAGATGGTGTAACTGTTGCAAAAAGTATAGAGTTCAAGGATAAAATCAAGAATGTTGGTGCTAGCCTGGTGAAACAGGTTGCTAATGCCACCAATGATGTAGCGGGTGACGGTAAGTCTTATGCTCGTATATGTTGTTTCCCCCGTCAGTTGTAactatatttttcatttgtacTTGGATTGATTTGCATAATTGAAAAGCAGGGTAATGCATCGATATTGCTTAATATCTCTCTGCCTGAGCAATTACAAATTTCCATTGTTCTTGCAGGCACTACTTGTGCTACAATCCTGACCAGAGCCATTTACACCGAAGGATGCAAGTCAGTTGCTGCCGGGATGAATGCAATGGATTTGCGACGCGGTATTACTATGGCAGTTGATTCTGTGGTAACAAACTTGAAGAGCAGAGCAAGAATGATCAGCACTTCTGAAGAGATAGCACAGGTATGTTTACTATTTTCTGGTCTTTCTTGTAAAGCCTTGTTTATCTTCGATATAATTCTTTTTGTTCCTAGGATTTGAAAGCTATGTAATCCAACTCTGATAGGTTGGAACAATATCTgcaaatggagagagagaaattggtGAGTTGATCGCAAAGGCCATGGAGAAGGTTGGCAAAGAGGGTGTAATCACAATCTCGGTATGTTAACTTTTGTTGATGCTGTTTATATGATCTAAGTCATGCTTAGCTTGAGTTGTATGCAGAAGTGGGGATGCTTGCATCTTATGTTATTCATGTCGAGATTTGAGTCATAATAGTAAAATAATCATAGAGAAATGGAAGTAGCACtacttcaaataattttattttagtttttttattccCAAATGATACCAAAGACATGTGAGCACAACACTACGTTAATTTTTGTAGGATGGGAAAACATTGGACAATGAGTTGGAGGTTGTTGAGGGAATGAAGCTAGACAGGGGCTACATATCCCCTTATTTCATCACCAACcagaaaaatcagaaatgtGTAAGTTTAAGTTTGACTCAGCAATGACTATGTCTTGAAACTATTAGAGGGCTGCTTGTTAAAGTTATCAGCACCTCAAGTCCCTTTTTGCTTGATGCTGATTATCTTCAAACTTGTGTATTGCTGATAGGAATTGGAAAATCCTCTAATCGTAATccatgagaagaaaatctcAAGTATTAATGCTGTGGTGAAAATATTGGAGTTGGCTTTGCAGGTTAGCATTTGTCTGGTTAGGTTcgctagtttttttttttactatgaATTGGTTGACACTTTTGCTCCTCCTTTTCAGAAGCAAAGGCCTTTGCTGATTGTCGCCGAAGATGTGGAGAGCGAAGCACTGGCAACCCTTATTCTAAATAAGCTTCGTGCTGGAATCAAGGTTTGCTTTCAATCGTTTTTATGCTCCTGTTTGaggttcttttttctttcctatgTAATCGTTTGGTTCTTTGTGTAGGGAAGTCAGCATTTGCTAATTTAATGTCATTTGCTACAGGTCTGTGCAATCAAAGCCCCTGGTTTTGGTGAAAATAGGAAATCCAGTCTCCAGGATCTTGCCGTTCTCACTGGGGGTTCTGTAAGTTTATTTAGCTTTGTGTTATTATTGCCTGACCTAATCAATTGCATCTCTTTTGGATTTTGCTTGACCTGAAAATGACATCTCTTTTGTATTTTAGCTTATTACTGAGGAGCTTGGTCTGAATCTTGACAAAGTGGAATTGGATATGCTCGGCACTTGCAAAAAGGTGAGCTTTGGTatacttatgtttttgtttgcgTTGTCAGCCTAACCATGACATGTAGTTCTTTGATGAGGAGAACTGTTACATTGTGTTGAAATATCTGTTGAGACACAAGTCGCCTGTGGATTTGGATTAATGGAGTTTCCCATTCAATTTAATGCTATTTTTCCATATCTAGTTTTTCCTCCACTCTCCTAACGAATGGGGTAATGCTACAGGTCACAATTTCAAAAGATGACACTGTAATTCTTGATGGTGCTGGTGACAAGAAGGCTATTGATGAAAGATCTGAACAGGTAACTGTTGCTTCCTTGTGAAATAGTGTTAGTCCAATTTGTAAGTGTCGTCATCAATGGTTtgcattttgttatatatttcaaaacaaaaggtATAAAACAAAATGTTTTTCCTCTTTGTTAATTGAGAATCCTTTGCAGCTATGATTTCAGATCTGTACATAACCTTTATCTCCTATTTCGTTACAGATAAGATCGGCCATTGAATTAAGTACTTCCGATTATGACAAGGAAAAGTTACAGGAGAGACTGGCAAAGCTTTCTGGTGGTGTTGCTGTTTTGAAGGTCTGTTTGCTGTCATATATATTAAGGCTCACATTCTATGTCTAGTAAACTGTTTATTTCTTCTGTATTTCATCATCACAGCTCTTGTAATCAGTCTTGATACGGTCTTATGATTTCCTCCTCATTTTACCCCTTGgaaaataatagtaataataaaaataaaagtaaagcaaAAAATAGTTTGAGCTTCCTTATCCTGTGTTTATTGCACACTTCGCCACTTGCAGATAAACCAGTCTGAGATTTGCTTATGTTGCAGATTGGAGGAGCTAGCGAAACTGAAGTTGGTGAGAAGAAGGATAGGGTTACTGATGCCTTAAATGCCACCAAGGCAGCCGTTGAAGAGGGTATAGTACCAGGTAATCTATTTTGTCATTTTGCCCACATTTGCGTGTCAAGTTGATTTACACACCTAAGAGACTTAGATGCAATTGCATCCAGAGTGAAGAAGATATGCTAGTTGGCACAAAGTCTGCTGCCTGTTTGTGTACTCCATTTGTCCTGATTTATCTGTTTGGATCAAGTTTGATAGACAATCTTAAAACTGTCTTCCATTTACAGGTGGTGGCGTTGCTCTTCTTTATGCATCGAAAGAGTTGGAAAAGCTCCCGACTGCTAACTTTGACCAGAAGATTGGTGTTCAGATTATTCAGAATGCTCTGAAGGTTGGTATCTTCCACTGGTGTCTTAAGTTTGACTTCTATGATTCATTGCATTTGAAGTAAtgtatttttaagttttactTGCATCCTTTTGCTCTATTTTGCTCCTTGTTCTAAGTCATGTACTGACCACGCAGGCACCTGTCCATACAATTGCTTCTAATGCTGGAGTGGAGGGAGCTGTTGTTGTCGGTAAGCTATTGGAGCAAGATAACCCTGATCTTGGCTACGATGCCGCTAAAGGTAGGAGATGCTTCCACAATAGTCCTTTTATTTGCCTCTAACAGTTCGGAAAACTATATATCTACACTCTTTACTcattttggttggtttttctcttcctttggcCTAACCAGGTGAATATGTTGATATGGTCAAGTCCGGAATAATAGATCCATTGAAAGTAATTAGAACTGCTTTAGTCGATGCTGCAAGGTATGCCTGAGACATTCTCTATGTTTACTATTAAGAATTAGCTTCAGCTCCGATTCCCTCATCCATTGATTTTTGTTGCCTTTTGTGTGCAGCGTGTCGTCTTTGCTGACAACTACTGAAGCTGTTGTAGTTGAACTTCCCAGTGATAAGGAGACTCCAGCAATGGGTGGTGGCATGGGTGGCGGCATGGGTGGAATGGACTATTGAGGCTCCTCCCAATTTTACTCTCATTTGACAACCCACCCCTGATTTGAGTCCACAAAATCCgcatgtaaaataaaaaaaacagggTGTAATTTTATCTTGGGTTAGTTTTGGTTGCAAGGCATCGGGTAGTCATAgcgctagagagagagagagagagagagagagagagcgcaGCGTGTAGGTAGCTCCTGTAATTGAGGATAAAACTTGTTATTGCAGGGGAGAATTCGAATGTACCAATTAttcttttcaaataaaaactattTCTGGCCATAGTAGCTTGgttattttgagtttttttttctccttattttttatttctcgcAGCAAAGAGGGTTAAGGTTAATCTTACATGTTTGGGCTTATCTTGCTCTGAAACATatcaaaacataaaatgaCATTATTACTTTCATTTGTCACTTACAAAACCTGTGCCTGCAGACGGCGAAATCGAAAacttaaggaaaaaaaaaaaaagagaggatgcCGATAAGActcatttctttatttaactCTTGAAAATTCAATATAAATTTAGGGAAAGCAGAAATGGCTCTTTTGTCAGGGACTGCTCCCGACTTGAGTTCCATAATACAAAATGGTACATATCCTCATGTGCTGAAAGCAATAAAAATGAGCGACTCGGTAATCCTAAAGTATTTTATACAGAATTTGTcaagtcaaaaaaaaaaaaaaaaaaaatgttacaaACTAAACAAGGTACTAGGGTTTAGATCATGACTACAAGAAGGTTCCTGGAACAAGTTCTTAGAATCATCTGCCCTTGCGTCGATTTTTCAATGCCGCGCAATCTGGACAGTACCACTTCCCTTTTGGTTTGTCTTTCAGACCAACACACCCAAAATGGAACCATTCTACCTTGCACTGTCGGAAGCAAAGACTAAATTAGACAATAAAGTTTAAAGGATACGTCTTAAACAAGATAAATGTAAACAAGGAGAAAATTATATACATTGGGGTTCTCAC
The window above is part of the Prunus dulcis chromosome 1, ALMONDv2, whole genome shotgun sequence genome. Proteins encoded here:
- the LOC117615705 gene encoding chaperonin CPN60-2, mitochondrial-like: MYRFASSLASKARVARNCSKQIGGTLSWSRNYAAKDIKFGVEARALMLNGVEDLADAVKVTMGPKGRNVVIEQSFGAPKVTKDGVTVAKSIEFKDKIKNVGASLVKQVANATNDVAGDGTTCATILTRAIYTEGCKSVAAGMNAMDLRRGITMAVDSVVTNLKSRARMISTSEEIAQVGTISANGEREIGELIAKAMEKVGKEGVITISDGKTLDNELEVVEGMKLDRGYISPYFITNQKNQKCELENPLIVIHEKKISSINAVVKILELALQKQRPLLIVAEDVESEALATLILNKLRAGIKVCAIKAPGFGENRKSSLQDLAVLTGGSLITEELGLNLDKVELDMLGTCKKVTISKDDTVILDGAGDKKAIDERSEQIRSAIELSTSDYDKEKLQERLAKLSGGVAVLKIGGASETEVGEKKDRVTDALNATKAAVEEGIVPGGGVALLYASKELEKLPTANFDQKIGVQIIQNALKAPVHTIASNAGVEGAVVVGKLLEQDNPDLGYDAAKGEYVDMVKSGIIDPLKVIRTALVDAASVSSLLTTTEAVVVELPSDKETPAMGGGMGGGMGGMDY